A window of Calditrichota bacterium contains these coding sequences:
- a CDS encoding adenosine deaminase family protein encodes MANKIVKENDPLREIIKKIPKTDLHVHLDGSIRMETLIEIAKKEKMELPSYTVEGMNELVFKDNYNNLQEYLNTFGYSCAVMQKPEYLEQIAYELALDNQAEGVRYVEVRFAPQLHINKHMDMKTVLLSVNRGLDRAQKEFNSRKEIVSGEEPPFFYGIIVGALRMFGRYSDYYANFIDAHPFSDAKTIASLGSLELARGAVKIRDEEGIPITGFDLAGAEEGNPAKIHIQAFQYAHQHFLAKTVHAGEAYGPPSIFQAITDLHADRLGHGYYLFDMTKFEGEKVQDKGQYVENLCQYIADRRVTIEVCLTSNLQTNPSLKDIQNHSFKKMVERKLSTTICTDNRTVSKTTVTDEVLLAVRSFKLGPNTLKNIMIYGFKRSFFPENYIKKRRYVRRCIDFYEKIVKGTDLEG; translated from the coding sequence ATGGCAAATAAAATTGTGAAAGAAAACGACCCGTTGCGGGAAATAATCAAAAAAATCCCAAAAACTGACCTGCACGTGCATCTGGACGGTTCCATTCGTATGGAGACATTGATTGAAATTGCCAAAAAGGAGAAAATGGAGCTTCCCAGCTACACTGTAGAAGGGATGAATGAACTGGTTTTCAAAGATAATTACAATAATTTGCAGGAATATCTGAATACGTTCGGCTATTCCTGCGCAGTGATGCAGAAGCCGGAATATCTGGAACAAATAGCTTACGAGCTGGCGCTGGACAATCAGGCTGAAGGCGTGCGTTACGTAGAAGTGCGTTTCGCGCCACAGTTGCACATCAATAAGCACATGGATATGAAAACCGTGCTGCTATCCGTAAATCGCGGTCTGGATCGGGCGCAGAAGGAATTCAACAGCCGAAAAGAAATTGTTTCCGGAGAGGAACCGCCGTTTTTCTATGGAATTATTGTTGGCGCTCTTCGCATGTTTGGGAGATATTCTGATTATTACGCTAATTTCATCGATGCGCATCCGTTTTCAGATGCCAAAACTATTGCCAGCTTGGGTTCACTGGAATTGGCTCGCGGCGCAGTGAAAATCCGCGATGAGGAAGGAATTCCCATCACCGGTTTTGATCTTGCCGGAGCGGAAGAAGGCAATCCGGCAAAAATTCACATTCAGGCGTTTCAGTACGCGCATCAGCACTTTCTCGCAAAAACAGTTCACGCCGGTGAAGCTTATGGCCCGCCATCGATTTTTCAGGCGATCACTGATTTGCACGCTGATCGCCTCGGGCACGGGTACTATTTGTTTGACATGACAAAGTTTGAGGGTGAAAAAGTTCAGGACAAAGGGCAGTACGTGGAAAATCTGTGCCAGTATATCGCCGACCGTCGCGTGACAATTGAAGTTTGTTTGACCAGTAACTTACAGACAAATCCTTCTCTGAAAGATATTCAAAACCATTCTTTCAAAAAAATGGTGGAGCGCAAATTAAGCACGACAATTTGTACCGACAACCGCACTGTGAGCAAAACTACGGTGACGGATGAAGTGCTGTTGGCTGTTCGCAGTTTCAAATTAGGGCCGAATACGTTGAAAAATATCATGATTTACGGTTTCAAGCGCAGTTTTTTCCCGGAAAATTACATCAAGA